From Oenococcus sicerae, the proteins below share one genomic window:
- a CDS encoding sensor histidine kinase → MTFFGAVTAIVLLFLDWSVFIFFAALLSNSFRISRGKFCSSVRVMFDGQNFTPKNAQWWGFAIILILGIILWIFLFLREYQQLQLKRLSDEITKINETNDNDRIKMSSIDPMVTNLVSQINQMTQAKQAILNTERENEKKQKELVTNVSHDLRTPLTSIIGYLGLIESNPDIPADQMRKHASTAYSKAQQLVAMVEDLFSYSQTQTNGENLHFQPMEISEFFDQLIVQFSLDANKHHITMSSLTNPDQIQIVADPEKLARLFMNLINNAFKYGKTMTFIKLTAAKRDDKVEIKVQNDGEQIPKASLLKLFDRFYRVDQSGNKEISGTGLGLAISQGIVQQHHGSIHAESNSQLTSFVIELPVDASLGLAHD, encoded by the coding sequence TTGACTTTTTTTGGAGCAGTTACGGCAATCGTACTGCTTTTTTTGGACTGGTCAGTCTTTATTTTTTTTGCTGCTTTATTATCCAATTCTTTTAGAATTAGTCGTGGCAAATTTTGTTCTTCTGTCCGCGTCATGTTTGATGGCCAGAATTTTACACCGAAAAATGCGCAGTGGTGGGGATTTGCGATTATTCTGATTTTAGGAATTATTTTATGGATATTTTTGTTTTTGCGTGAATATCAACAACTTCAATTAAAACGTCTGTCTGATGAAATCACAAAAATAAACGAGACAAACGATAATGATCGTATCAAAATGTCTTCAATCGATCCGATGGTGACTAATTTGGTTTCGCAAATCAACCAAATGACGCAAGCCAAGCAGGCTATTTTAAATACAGAGCGGGAAAATGAAAAAAAACAAAAAGAACTTGTCACCAATGTCTCTCATGATTTAAGAACGCCGCTGACGTCGATTATTGGTTATTTAGGGCTGATTGAATCGAACCCCGATATTCCCGCTGATCAGATGCGAAAACATGCGTCAACTGCTTATTCCAAGGCACAACAGCTTGTCGCGATGGTGGAAGATCTTTTTTCTTATTCCCAAACACAAACCAATGGTGAGAATCTTCATTTTCAACCAATGGAAATATCTGAGTTCTTTGATCAGCTGATCGTTCAATTTAGCCTTGATGCAAACAAGCATCACATTACCATGTCTAGTTTGACCAATCCAGATCAGATCCAAATTGTAGCTGATCCGGAAAAACTAGCACGTTTGTTTATGAATTTAATCAATAATGCATTTAAATACGGTAAGACGATGACCTTTATTAAATTAACCGCAGCTAAAAGAGATGATAAAGTCGAAATCAAGGTTCAAAATGATGGCGAGCAGATTCCAAAAGCGAGTCTTTTGAAATTATTTGATCGTTTTTATCGAGTGGACCAATCAGGTAATAAAGAAATTTCCGGCACAGGTTTGGGCTTGGCGATCTCGCAAGGCATTGTTCAGCAGCATCATGGTTCAATTCATGCCGAATCAAACAGTCAACTGACTAGTTTTGTCATCGAACTGCCAGTTGACGCATCGTTGGGGCTAGCACACGATTAA
- the zwf gene encoding glucose-6-phosphate dehydrogenase — translation MDNKPTELPLTLLLFGGTGDLAKRKLYPSLFNLFKKGYLQKHFAVIGTARHPLDDDKFQEIVRQSIAKNGTEGQVKEFAAHFRYRSHDVTDLKDYGKLKVLLEQLDQEYTAQENRIFYMSVAPRFFGQIAQAIKSEGLMSENGYNRLMVEKPFGTSYDTAEELQNELEAGFSDNQIFRIDHYLGKEMVQNIPAVRFGNPFIDATWNKDYIKNIQVTLSEQLGVEERAGYYNTAGALLDMIQNHTFQIVGWLAMEKPNSFNDKDIRAAKNAAFSKLKMYDETGVVANFVRGQYGRGREVWQKSYTEEPDVPADSKNDTYVAGRLQFETDRWEGVPFYIRTGKRLAAKQTRVDIVYKKSVFDFGEANNDKLTEPVLSILIDPVGGIEFSLNGKDVTTEFQTRSNLLNWSISDQDKVETPDPYERMLHDAMNGDGSNFADWTGVAISWKFVDQIARVWAEDKVPLETYESATMGPVAADRLLAETGDRWIFRG, via the coding sequence ATGGACAATAAACCTACTGAATTACCATTGACTTTACTACTGTTTGGCGGCACTGGGGACTTGGCAAAACGCAAGCTATACCCTTCGCTGTTTAACTTATTTAAAAAAGGTTATTTGCAAAAACATTTCGCTGTGATCGGAACCGCGCGTCATCCCTTGGATGATGATAAATTCCAAGAAATCGTCCGTCAGTCAATTGCTAAAAACGGCACTGAAGGTCAAGTAAAGGAATTTGCTGCTCATTTCCGTTATCGTAGTCATGATGTGACCGATCTCAAAGATTATGGCAAATTGAAAGTTTTGTTAGAACAGCTGGATCAAGAATACACTGCACAAGAAAATCGTATTTTCTACATGTCAGTGGCGCCGCGTTTCTTTGGCCAGATCGCTCAAGCTATTAAATCTGAAGGCTTGATGTCAGAAAACGGCTACAACCGTTTGATGGTGGAAAAACCTTTCGGAACTAGTTACGATACAGCTGAAGAATTGCAAAATGAACTTGAAGCTGGTTTTTCCGATAATCAGATTTTTCGGATCGATCATTACCTCGGCAAAGAAATGGTTCAAAACATTCCAGCTGTCAGATTTGGTAATCCTTTCATTGATGCCACTTGGAATAAAGACTATATCAAAAATATTCAAGTCACACTGTCAGAACAGCTTGGTGTCGAAGAACGTGCCGGATATTATAATACCGCTGGTGCATTACTGGACATGATTCAAAATCATACATTTCAAATCGTTGGTTGGCTAGCAATGGAAAAACCGAATTCTTTCAACGATAAAGATATTCGTGCAGCTAAAAATGCTGCTTTTTCTAAATTGAAAATGTACGATGAGACAGGTGTTGTTGCTAATTTCGTTCGTGGACAATATGGCCGCGGCCGCGAAGTTTGGCAAAAATCATATACTGAAGAACCAGATGTTCCAGCTGACTCAAAGAATGACACTTATGTTGCAGGTCGTCTTCAATTTGAAACCGATCGTTGGGAAGGCGTGCCCTTCTACATTCGAACAGGCAAACGTTTGGCTGCTAAACAGACACGTGTCGACATTGTGTACAAGAAATCTGTTTTTGATTTTGGAGAAGCCAACAATGACAAATTAACCGAACCGGTTCTTAGTATTTTGATCGATCCAGTAGGCGGCATTGAATTTTCTTTGAATGGTAAAGATGTTACGACTGAATTCCAGACCCGCTCAAATCTGCTAAATTGGTCGATTTCAGACCAAGATAAAGTAGAAACGCCCGATCCGTATGAACGGATGCTTCATGATGCGATGAACGGCGACGGCTCTAACTTCGCTGATTGGACAGGGGTAGCTATCTCTTGGAAATTCGTTGATCAGATTGCCAGAGTTTGGGCCGAAGACAAAGTACCACTGGAAACCTATGAATCAGCAACAATGGGCCCGGTTGCTGCCGATCGTCTACTAGCTGAAACTGGTGATCGTTGGATTTTTCGCGGTTAA
- a CDS encoding D-alanyl-D-alanine carboxypeptidase family protein, which translates to MIGFFINDEVKQEKLSTVNGEPIQLKETANAALVVNFKTGQIVAEQNPKQKLTIASTSKLLTTYLVLKAIRSGKLSWQQRIKSNNEIYRLSQNTELMNVTLYPNDSYTVKQLLESTLLISSNATGVLLGDAISGNQTNFAKLMNKTAASFGIPKSEFKFYNAVGISNSYLGSGKIRDISDKAENLASVKALSTIAYRLFTDYPEVMKIMQENQLNFQYPNSSQRFQSIGTLSKFNAEVADTKIKFIAAKSGASRSAGSVMLGLTDKLANGQQYLSVVMNGSDYETPLPTWQLVANMVKEVMNQGTNHVIKKGHAITGSKNLYLQKTQLNQIALKIASTFSFWTNGEGPQRISAQAIPYDRKSAAVKRGQIFTSKINNTKHFDYLYGLDQFHKIKLQATKSTKISHNLFIRYWRWLTH; encoded by the coding sequence TTGATTGGCTTTTTTATCAATGATGAAGTCAAACAAGAAAAGCTGTCAACTGTTAATGGAGAACCCATCCAGCTTAAAGAAACGGCTAATGCTGCTTTGGTCGTTAATTTTAAAACGGGCCAAATCGTTGCCGAACAAAATCCAAAGCAAAAACTGACGATTGCTTCAACAAGCAAGCTGCTGACCACCTATTTAGTTTTAAAAGCGATTCGCAGTGGAAAACTTTCTTGGCAGCAAAGAATCAAATCGAATAACGAAATCTATCGGCTCTCCCAAAATACTGAATTAATGAATGTGACCTTGTATCCAAATGATTCGTATACAGTTAAACAGTTATTAGAATCGACTTTATTGATTTCGAGCAATGCGACTGGTGTTTTGCTGGGGGATGCTATTTCTGGCAATCAAACTAATTTTGCCAAACTCATGAATAAGACCGCTGCCTCTTTTGGAATTCCAAAATCGGAATTTAAGTTTTACAATGCGGTCGGCATCTCTAATTCGTATCTTGGTAGTGGCAAAATCAGGGATATATCAGACAAGGCAGAGAATCTTGCTTCAGTTAAAGCACTATCAACGATAGCTTATCGCTTATTCACTGACTACCCTGAGGTGATGAAAATTATGCAAGAAAACCAACTCAATTTTCAGTATCCGAACAGCAGCCAGCGTTTTCAATCGATAGGAACCTTGTCTAAATTCAATGCAGAAGTCGCTGATACGAAGATTAAATTTATTGCAGCCAAGTCCGGGGCCTCACGTTCTGCTGGTTCGGTTATGTTGGGATTGACCGATAAATTAGCAAATGGTCAGCAGTATTTATCAGTTGTTATGAATGGATCTGACTATGAAACACCTTTACCAACTTGGCAGCTTGTAGCAAATATGGTTAAAGAAGTCATGAACCAAGGAACTAACCACGTGATTAAAAAAGGTCATGCCATCACTGGCTCTAAAAATCTTTATTTACAGAAAACACAGTTGAATCAAATAGCCTTAAAAATCGCTTCGACATTTTCTTTTTGGACAAATGGTGAGGGACCTCAACGTATATCTGCACAAGCCATTCCTTATGATCGAAAATCTGCTGCAGTCAAAAGGGGCCAGATTTTTACTAGCAAAATCAATAACACAAAGCATTTTGATTATTTGTATGGGCTGGATCAGTTTCACAAAATAAAATTGCAGGCGACAAAGTCCACAAAAATATCACATAATTTATTTATCAGGTACTGGCGTTGGCTGACACATTGA
- a CDS encoding response regulator transcription factor gives MTKILVVDDDKEIAELLEIYIQNEGNEPVLAYSGEEALSKLNTNPDIALMILDVMMPGMSGFDVVKAVRKDTNIPILIVSAKTGDMDKIQGLITGADDYVTKPFNPLEVMARVRSLLRRSSNDVKDEAPEIIDAGALTINKDSHEVKTAAGEVVQLTALEFGILYLLASHPNRVFSADEIFERVWQTESVVSAKTVMVHVSHLRDKIKEATNGDEVIQTVWGVGYKVEIN, from the coding sequence ATGACAAAAATTCTTGTTGTGGATGATGACAAAGAAATCGCCGAATTATTAGAAATTTATATCCAAAATGAAGGCAACGAGCCCGTTTTGGCATATTCCGGTGAAGAAGCTTTATCTAAATTGAATACCAATCCTGACATTGCTTTGATGATTTTGGATGTTATGATGCCAGGTATGAGCGGCTTTGATGTGGTGAAAGCTGTCCGAAAAGACACAAATATTCCTATCTTGATCGTTTCAGCCAAGACAGGCGATATGGATAAGATCCAGGGTCTGATCACGGGTGCTGATGATTATGTGACTAAACCTTTTAATCCCTTGGAGGTAATGGCACGAGTACGTTCTTTGCTGCGCCGTTCTTCTAATGATGTTAAAGATGAGGCACCGGAAATCATTGATGCTGGCGCCTTGACAATTAATAAGGATTCTCACGAAGTCAAGACAGCAGCCGGAGAAGTTGTTCAGTTAACGGCTTTGGAATTTGGTATTTTGTATTTATTGGCCAGCCATCCAAATCGTGTTTTTTCAGCTGATGAGATTTTTGAACGTGTTTGGCAAACGGAATCAGTTGTTTCAGCCAAGACAGTGATGGTCCATGTTTCTCATCTCCGTGACAAAATCAAAGAAGCCACCAATGGTGACGAGGTCATCCAAACGGTCTGGGGTGTTGGCTATAAAGTGGAAATTAATTAG
- the gpmA gene encoding 2,3-diphosphoglycerate-dependent phosphoglycerate mutase: MAKLVFIRHGQSEWNALNLFNGWVDTKLSAEGIRQAKEAGELLNEKGIEFDQAYTSVLTRAIQTLHIALEEVGQLWIPEEKSWRLNERHYGALQGLNKKASAEKWGDDQVHIWRRSYDVLPPLQDEIQKSITVDGTTYPALDRRYAELDPQTLPLGENLKVTLERVMPFWEDKIAPDLRAGKNVIIAAHGNSLRALSKYIEHISDADIMGLEIANGQPIVYDFDENLNFTNKELLAK, from the coding sequence ATGGCTAAATTAGTATTTATTCGTCATGGTCAGTCTGAATGGAACGCTTTGAATCTATTCAATGGCTGGGTTGACACAAAATTATCAGCAGAAGGCATACGTCAAGCTAAAGAGGCTGGCGAACTGCTTAATGAAAAAGGAATTGAATTTGATCAAGCTTATACTTCTGTCTTGACGCGTGCGATTCAAACTTTGCATATCGCCCTAGAGGAAGTTGGGCAGCTTTGGATTCCTGAAGAAAAATCTTGGCGTTTAAATGAACGCCATTACGGTGCTTTGCAGGGTCTGAACAAAAAAGCATCAGCTGAGAAGTGGGGCGATGATCAAGTACATATTTGGCGTCGTTCATATGACGTTTTGCCGCCCTTGCAAGATGAAATACAAAAGTCGATCACAGTTGATGGAACGACTTATCCAGCCTTGGATCGTCGCTATGCGGAGCTTGATCCTCAGACTTTGCCGCTTGGTGAAAATTTGAAAGTCACTTTGGAACGTGTTATGCCTTTTTGGGAAGACAAAATCGCACCAGACTTGCGCGCCGGCAAGAACGTCATCATTGCGGCTCATGGAAATTCATTGCGTGCTTTATCAAAGTATATCGAGCACATTTCTGATGCTGATATTATGGGTCTTGAAATTGCAAACGGCCAACCGATCGTTTATGATTTTGATGAAAATCTCAATTTTACAAACAAAGAACTGCTTGCTAAATAA
- a CDS encoding PTS sugar transporter subunit IIA yields the protein MFGLGKKKKTLIDDQNLYVPVSGKVVELTTVSDPVFAQKMMGEGFAVEPTGGPILAPVSGQVTAAQPHAVGFKRADGLEVLVHIGIDTVSMGGKPFKLLVQIGDVVNGGDKITEVDWQAIKDAGFPASTMVLITNSKDALDDFSVNYGSAEAGKIIGRAQAK from the coding sequence ATGTTCGGTTTAGGAAAAAAGAAAAAGACTTTAATTGATGATCAAAATCTTTATGTGCCAGTGAGTGGAAAAGTTGTTGAGCTAACCACCGTATCGGATCCTGTTTTCGCACAAAAAATGATGGGTGAAGGTTTCGCGGTCGAACCAACAGGCGGTCCAATACTGGCACCAGTATCCGGCCAAGTAACTGCCGCTCAGCCACATGCAGTTGGATTTAAGCGAGCCGATGGTCTGGAAGTCCTGGTCCATATCGGCATTGACACAGTCAGCATGGGTGGAAAACCCTTTAAACTACTTGTTCAAATTGGGGATGTTGTCAATGGCGGTGACAAAATTACAGAAGTTGACTGGCAGGCTATCAAAGATGCTGGTTTCCCTGCAAGTACCATGGTGCTGATCACTAATTCTAAGGACGCACTCGATGATTTTTCTGTAAATTATGGGTCAGCTGAAGCAGGAAAAATTATCGGTCGTGCTCAGGCTAAATAA
- a CDS encoding MFS transporter, with the protein MKKITNNLLTTVGILSISFITTSTYAINGTLPLIRAELKLTQPQVETLVTIPSFALALLVLFSSPLCKWIGERATVNTGLTIIGLAGIIPAFTKNYLLILAARVLLGAGIGMINSLAVSLISAYFKDQKAAALLGFRASIEQIGQAILTFAAGLLMSFSWQTPFLVYLVALPILFLFNFFVPKEHAVKEIKPDYDGGSRIDPHNKITKISPLVWLLAALMALLVADYIGMQVRFAQMATNIIGKDYNASPIMSAMLIVAMLGGMFFGRFYSWMRFKLIYFALILFAISNFIVTNAHHNLISLIFGFLLIGFPLQLISPLAFHLLPNLAPSDKQTFVTSVILIGFNIGVFIEPYLFILLDKFLGIGNQLSAVFYYFGWACLLIALLIALVRLAKRHPKDPEKHA; encoded by the coding sequence ATGAAAAAAATAACAAACAATTTATTAACAACAGTTGGCATCCTCTCTATTTCTTTCATCACCACAAGTACGTATGCAATTAATGGTACCTTGCCGCTGATTCGCGCCGAACTTAAGCTCACACAGCCTCAAGTTGAAACACTTGTTACGATACCGAGTTTTGCCTTAGCTTTATTGGTTCTCTTTTCTAGTCCGCTTTGTAAATGGATCGGTGAGCGAGCTACAGTCAATACCGGGTTGACCATCATCGGCTTAGCTGGTATTATCCCTGCTTTTACGAAAAATTATCTATTGATCCTAGCCGCTCGCGTCCTTTTAGGAGCTGGCATCGGTATGATTAATTCGCTTGCAGTATCTTTGATCAGTGCTTATTTTAAAGATCAAAAAGCTGCAGCTTTGTTAGGTTTTCGAGCAAGCATCGAACAGATCGGTCAAGCAATTCTAACTTTTGCTGCTGGTTTGCTGATGAGTTTTTCTTGGCAAACACCTTTTTTGGTTTACCTAGTGGCGCTGCCGATCTTATTTCTGTTCAATTTCTTCGTTCCTAAGGAACATGCAGTCAAAGAAATAAAGCCTGATTATGATGGGGGCAGCCGCATTGATCCGCACAATAAAATTACTAAAATAAGTCCATTGGTTTGGCTTTTAGCTGCTTTAATGGCTTTGCTGGTGGCTGATTATATCGGCATGCAAGTTAGGTTCGCGCAGATGGCCACAAATATCATCGGTAAGGACTATAATGCTTCTCCAATAATGTCAGCTATGCTCATTGTGGCCATGCTAGGCGGCATGTTTTTTGGCCGTTTTTATAGTTGGATGCGATTCAAACTAATCTACTTTGCACTCATTTTGTTTGCTATTTCCAATTTCATCGTGACAAACGCCCACCATAATTTGATCAGCTTGATTTTTGGCTTCTTACTGATCGGCTTTCCTTTACAGCTCATTTCACCGCTTGCTTTTCACTTGCTGCCTAATTTAGCGCCGAGCGACAAACAAACTTTTGTTACTTCGGTGATCTTGATCGGTTTTAATATCGGTGTTTTTATCGAACCTTATCTTTTCATTCTTCTGGACAAATTTTTAGGGATAGGCAACCAGTTGTCAGCCGTTTTCTATTATTTTGGCTGGGCTTGTTTACTAATCGCCCTATTGATCGCCCTGGTGCGCTTAGCCAAACGACATCCAAAAGATCCTGAAAAACATGCTTGA
- a CDS encoding MFS transporter — MNDSIEDQIPVRRPPLFSRPKKLKSVYIYVEYLIGNAGAAMTWPVTSLYLHNYLHQSFFITGIVLMLGSIVSMIASWLAGFMFDRWRPYDSFIISLLIAILGSLMMLFFHGWPVYPAWLMVLNVGIGMFQTLINSYGVYVSTDNPKKFFSNMAIMLNIGTVIGTFFGTWIFDKLKVEGMMGLGIIFYLIMLGIAIFCFHVKIDPMAKVPKAKQADRLKYSRLLLAIGALTTITYLTYQFWETVMSPRMVNLGMTVEQYGYLWTINGIVIILFQNWITKLTRHWSFMKSVVIGTMIFACTFPPLIWANKFWQMVVITIFLVFGEMLFSPGTTAWVAKIVPEQFQGQGMAFISAAISLGRSIGPVYAGVFMDRGWIFALFMSSFAVLIILDILVFILAGKGNTISQIKRFL, encoded by the coding sequence ATGAATGATTCTATAGAAGACCAAATACCAGTTCGAAGACCGCCTTTATTCTCTCGGCCCAAGAAGCTGAAATCTGTTTATATTTATGTTGAATATTTGATTGGAAATGCCGGTGCCGCTATGACTTGGCCGGTCACTTCTTTGTATCTGCACAATTATTTGCATCAATCTTTTTTTATTACTGGCATTGTTTTAATGCTGGGTTCAATTGTTTCTATGATCGCTTCTTGGCTGGCTGGGTTTATGTTTGACCGCTGGCGTCCCTATGATAGTTTCATCATTTCACTTTTGATTGCAATTTTGGGCTCTTTGATGATGCTTTTTTTCCATGGCTGGCCAGTGTATCCGGCCTGGTTAATGGTGCTGAATGTCGGAATTGGTATGTTTCAAACATTGATTAATTCTTATGGTGTGTACGTTTCTACAGATAATCCAAAGAAGTTTTTTTCGAACATGGCCATTATGCTCAACATTGGTACTGTCATTGGTACTTTTTTTGGCACTTGGATTTTCGATAAACTAAAAGTTGAAGGCATGATGGGCTTGGGAATTATTTTTTATCTGATTATGCTTGGTATCGCTATTTTTTGTTTTCATGTGAAAATTGATCCAATGGCCAAAGTGCCCAAGGCCAAACAAGCGGATCGTTTGAAGTATTCCCGCTTGCTTCTGGCGATTGGCGCTTTAACGACTATCACTTACTTGACTTATCAATTTTGGGAAACAGTTATGAGTCCGCGTATGGTGAATTTAGGTATGACAGTAGAACAATATGGTTATCTTTGGACAATAAACGGTATTGTGATTATCTTGTTCCAAAACTGGATTACAAAATTAACCAGACACTGGTCCTTTATGAAATCGGTTGTCATTGGCACGATGATTTTCGCTTGCACTTTTCCACCTTTGATTTGGGCAAACAAATTTTGGCAAATGGTCGTTATCACGATTTTCCTAGTTTTTGGAGAGATGCTTTTTTCACCAGGAACGACAGCTTGGGTCGCCAAAATTGTGCCGGAGCAGTTTCAAGGCCAAGGCATGGCTTTTATCAGTGCAGCTATTAGTCTTGGACGCTCAATTGGACCCGTTTATGCAGGTGTGTTTATGGATCGCGGCTGGATCTTTGCTTTATTTATGAGCAGCTTTGCTGTTTTGATCATCCTAGACATTCTGGTCTTCATTCTGGCTGGGAAGGGAAACACTATTTCACAAATAAAAAGATTCCTATAA
- a CDS encoding DUF1129 family protein, protein MTNSELSKRNQEFIFHLTKLLSQSKSFNDEKTNSTIAELQEKLLTGQKTGKTARQLFGTPTEYFQDLTDPKAAAARRKKLAQQGHHQAAASSAADARRPKITQQLFEYSFWTEFLDTAWTLLIMFSAMYALTAALGTSSKKVQGVGLVSLFVLSIVAGAVYVFATRVLSPDPSKKERRPVWQRILLLLLALAALFIVFTAATLLPAVINPALSALWLFIIAIVSGVSYYFWRKQSSLPKGILIIGSLATNATLQYRQKYPKAKKARSKK, encoded by the coding sequence ATGACAAATTCCGAACTTTCTAAACGAAATCAGGAGTTTATTTTTCATTTAACGAAACTTTTGTCTCAATCCAAAAGTTTCAATGATGAGAAAACAAATTCAACTATCGCAGAGCTACAAGAAAAACTGTTGACTGGACAAAAGACCGGTAAGACCGCTCGCCAGCTTTTTGGTACGCCAACAGAATATTTTCAGGATCTGACAGATCCAAAAGCTGCAGCGGCTCGTCGTAAAAAACTTGCACAGCAAGGGCATCATCAAGCAGCTGCATCTTCAGCTGCTGATGCGCGGCGTCCAAAAATTACGCAGCAATTATTTGAATATAGTTTTTGGACTGAATTCTTAGACACTGCCTGGACTTTGCTGATTATGTTTTCAGCGATGTATGCGCTGACTGCTGCTTTGGGAACATCATCTAAGAAAGTACAAGGCGTAGGCTTGGTATCACTCTTTGTTCTATCTATCGTTGCTGGTGCAGTGTATGTTTTTGCAACGCGAGTTCTGAGTCCGGATCCTAGTAAAAAAGAACGGCGTCCAGTCTGGCAAAGAATACTGTTATTGCTGTTGGCGTTGGCGGCTCTGTTCATTGTGTTCACAGCTGCTACTTTGCTCCCAGCTGTGATCAACCCGGCATTAAGTGCTCTTTGGCTGTTTATCATTGCGATCGTGTCAGGTGTTTCTTATTATTTTTGGAGAAAGCAAAGTTCTTTGCCCAAAGGTATTCTAATTATTGGCAGCTTGGCAACTAATGCAACACTTCAGTATCGTCAAAAATATCCAAAAGCCAAGAAAGCGAGAAGCAAAAAATAA
- a CDS encoding QueT transporter family protein: MNKQNKSQAKNITLIGAVAALYILIGMIPPFNLRGGAVQIRLGEGFNNLVIFNKRYIIAQTVGVFIFNMFFGLGILDAIIGGLQTLTMTWIIYVVTRKIKKLPLKFVASTLIVSIFMFWIAAELVIFFPKMADGGFWLTYGMLFISELASMVVGSIIIYAVSKTIDLSK, translated from the coding sequence ATGAATAAACAAAACAAAAGTCAAGCTAAGAATATAACACTGATCGGTGCTGTAGCAGCATTGTACATTTTAATTGGTATGATCCCGCCTTTTAATCTGCGTGGCGGTGCCGTTCAGATTCGTCTTGGAGAAGGCTTCAATAACCTAGTTATTTTTAACAAACGATATATCATTGCTCAAACGGTTGGTGTTTTCATTTTTAATATGTTTTTTGGTCTTGGGATCCTTGATGCCATTATTGGCGGACTACAAACATTAACGATGACTTGGATCATTTATGTCGTGACGCGAAAAATCAAAAAACTACCTTTGAAATTCGTTGCATCCACTTTAATTGTTAGCATTTTTATGTTCTGGATAGCTGCCGAACTGGTCATCTTTTTCCCAAAAATGGCAGATGGTGGTTTCTGGCTCACTTATGGCATGCTCTTTATAAGCGAATTAGCTTCGATGGTCGTTGGTTCAATTATTATTTATGCTGTTTCTAAAACCATCGATTTATCAAAATGA